The Salvia splendens isolate huo1 chromosome 20, SspV2, whole genome shotgun sequence nucleotide sequence TAGCCACTCACccatcaattttcattttataccAAAATGGCACCCAATAGTGACACCACCTTTCTCCAAGGTTACACTAAgagcaacaacaacaacaacgacGTCAGCCAGAAGCCTTCGAAGCTCTCGATGGAAACCCTCCAACGCACAATCTCAGACATCTCGTTCGAGCTCATGAGCCAGGAAGCCTTAACAGGCTCAGAGAAGGCCACTTTGCCCTTGCCTCCTATCTCAGAGGTCGAGGACGCAAAGTGTGAGTGCTGTGGGATGTCAGAGGAGTGCACCCCACAGTACGTGAAGAAAGTGCGCGGGACCTACGGCCAGATGATATGTGGGCTCTGCTCAGAGGCCGTGAAGGAGGAGATGGAGAAAAACGGAGGGAAAAGGGAGGAGGCCATGCGTGCGCACGTGAGCGCGTGCGCTAGGTTTAACCGCCTAGGCAGAGCATACCCGGTGCTCTGCCAGGCGGAGGCCATGAGAGACATTTTGAGGAAAAATAGAGCGAACTCACTTAGCCCTAGAGATAAAGGAAGTATGAATCGAACGGTTAGAGGAGGAATTGCTAGGAGTTCGAGCTGCATACCGGCAATTACTAAGGAGATTAATCATCGCAACAAGGCGTAAATTaactttaattaataatatgTAATTAATCTTAATTAATGCTTGTTAGATCATGTCAATAATTAATGTTTGTTTTTTCAATTAATGCATGTTTGATTTAGTATTGTAATTTTCTGACTTTATaagttgtttttttcttttcaagttTTGGAAAAACTGTAATTAATATATAGGCGCTTTTGTCATGTTGTGAGCAAACCGTGTATGATGTATACGCATAATAAAAATTTGTGCATGAGAGAACTAACTAATAAAcgtgtatatttttttaaggaAGATAATCAAAGTATAACGGcggaacaaatctcagccatttTGATCTAGTTCACTATATAGGCGTTTTAGTTCAcaatatgaatttgaaaataaggagtgaaccaaaacaccATTATAGTGAAGTGTTTACTCCGTAAATGATTTAGTTCATTGTAATGACGTTTTGGTtcactcttatagtgaactaaatcacttTGAATGATTTCTAATTTATTGTCCTTGCGATTGATATGTACCCAATAATATTTGCTTAACATAATGCATCGAATCTGAAACATGTCTAATTCGAATCCAGATTGTTGAAcactaaggccacccgcaacgcgtcacgcagGTGGCTCGTAACCCGTCACGGCGAGACGAGACGgtggcgagacgcgttgcagcgtccccaGCCTGCCGAGCGTCCCGTCTCGCCGAGACGGATGACGAGCCGTCTCGCCAAGCGCCCgtgcgacgtggcgcgctccggcgccatgcgtgacgcccactcgccggcccgcgagtgggcatcgtcacgctaacgcaataaatcatttttttaaaattcgaattaaaaaaaaaattgaaaaacggtaatattaccgttagtATTaccgttatttatttatttatttattttattttttgtactctataaatactcctaattcatccttatttcacacacaaatacacatctattcttcccaaatcatctccatttcctctccaattttcatctaacctcttatcacaaaatgtccggcaaCGGAAACTCTGgtggtggcggctccggtgggtttgacatcaacgcgttcggtgactggggggcatgtacaatgtcctgggtggtggtttcggttcgtcgacgccgggcacccagggttcgtcgacgccgggggtaccaaccaccccattttgatgtggatgcatacgcccgtccctccgccccgaggtattcgcagggattatcccaaattcgggaggattattcggttgaacccactccggaaggaggctGAGGCgctggaagctccagggcggaggcaaacgaggaggaggaggaggatctaggccggcatccgtacagccccaaggaaacgctggttgtgtacaacgcctggatcagcatCTCGTACGATGGGGggatcaacaatcccggaagtgcttctgggaaaaggtcaccgaggcctaccacgagattaagccgaaggggtcccgccgccgcacatttaagatgctccgcgctcactttgaccgagtcgacagagaggtcaaaaaattctgcgccatctacaagagtgaagcggctcattaccaaagcggagccacgagaGTCGACATTCtaaggtcggctttgcgagtctacttcgacgacaccgacaaaaaattcaaacatgtcgatgtttgggaggtcgtcaaagacgaggaaaggtggaccgacggtgtccggtccagccccgctcgacctcgaagcgcacgaagcacacggctgGTGGCCattactcgtctagtgagggcggttcgggcagcgtcgcacaagagtttgcctcgcaggaggttgagggcacgacagacgatgccggggggtcctccaatgggcgccgtcggccgcaagggagaaatgcggcgaagcgGCTaaagggaggaggggccgagccgaatcaagtcAGGCGGGCTCaggggcaccctcgaactccctaatgtccatgtacatgaccgccacaatggcggacacttcccgcatgacgcctccccaataccaagcctatcttgtcggaattgagtttatggcaagacaacttgatATTCCacctccaggtggcttcagtgcacctccaccgccttcgggggatgattcgccgacggagtagttttttttattttctataaaattgaattataaattatgtaatttttatttttttaggattttaattatgtgtttttttttattttttttgaattttaagttgtatttttattttatgttgtaattttattttatttaatgaagtgtgtttttattaattgaatttgttggaaataaaaataaaaaatgaaattgaatgaatagtaatttaagagacggttaagggacggataagagatggggggttgcaggttccgtcccttagttaagagatagaGCAAAAAGTAAAGTGGGgcccaagaatagtaatttaagagacggttaagggacggataagagacagcgttgcagatgaccTAATTAACTCTCAACCGACATTTTGTAAGGGGACCTGCAACGTTGAGGGGTGTGGCCGTTGCAACGTGAGCCACGAGTGCAGCGCGGTTGTACCGCTAAGCTTTGATGTCGCACACGAGTCTCAGCCGTGCGTGTATCCCCACTCGTGGAGACTCGTGCGCGCAGTGGCGGATGCAAGATTTTTATTTCGGGGGTGCGAATAGTAAGGTACataacaaagtaaaaaaaaatattgctaaagtattaatactccattcgtcccactctaagtgaattattttcctttttgggatgttccACTCTAAATAacacattttaaaataaaaacatcactctctattttttcattctctcttactttattctcctccacttaacttacaaaacaaccctacataaaatctcgtgatAGAATAAAATTACTCCACTTAGAGTAAGACGGGgaagtatattaattaaaaaaatcacataatatttaatttattattcgACGAATCTCATTTCTTTTAAAGCGAGTAACTAAATTGTCATTGGAAACATATAAAAACATTTCTCAATGGAAACAAATTGTCAAAGATCAAACTCTTTATTCATtccttttaatatatttttgcaTATGCATCCAAAAtcataacaaaacaaaattatatagtactaaGTTCTAAGTTTTTAccaaactaataaataattaattaaacattgAGTGTAAAATTTAATAACACAAGCAATAATATAAACTATTACTAGAATAGAAAAAATACTCatgtattaaaaattatataacaataacaataaataagGGCACAAATTTTTATGACTATaacaagaattaaaaaaatatatagtgcgaatattaattaaatgatgCAGTATCATATTCATAATTagataataaaactaaaatgaGGCGCCATATATATCATATACTCCATATCATCACCATATCACTATTTTCTAGGCAGCTTAATTTAGGTTAAATATCTTCTTTAAATTAGATGTGAGATTGcttcataattttaattagagatatagtataaaattataaacaattaaACAAGAATGTAGGTATTATagtagtaaaaaagaaaaaaaaatgggggTACAACCGTACCCCTAGTTCTACATTCTGTCCGCCACTGCGTGCGCACATCCCACTCGCGGGTCGGGAGCATGGTGTtccatttgattttttttaaaatttcagattctaaattattttataattttatcatcGTTGTCACTTTTTCTATTTCACATTGTTATTATTCCGTTGCCAATGGATCTTTACCTTTTTAATGAACTAGTATCACGCCCGTGCGATacacgggtcattttaatttctccgtatttattttattatgtataaacaaaaaaatattcgacatcctcttattttggattatactttttcaatcacattaacctcACATAGCCACaagagtgtgtttaaatgctaactgttcttaaaaatgtcaatacaatcacattaaaatttcgacacatatttgtgttgacattttaataaacagtcttgacatttaaatatcagacttaaaattaaaaagcattttaattatgtgaaaataCGAATTAACtgttgagttataactgcacGAGCAAGTTTACtttgcaataatttaatattgcactggtgagacacttcctagtcgagattcatttcatttcaatatagtgaccctatacactaaaaacccaaactttgaaacctaaatcctaaacccttaactttaaaatatattcatcatgaccaacaaatgagccaaatattaataaaattctcCTCCGCCCCAGTTCagttttactttgttgatcacttattctatttttggGTTTTAGATATGTATTCGATATATACTTTATTGTTTaatgaaagaaaacaaaaaattattgaCATATATATGCAATGGGGCATGATTGACATGTGCAAAACCAAGTTAAAATATCATTTGTTTAAACTCAttcaataaatttattaataaagaaaattatgtttaatataaatattgtatagaatatttttgattttttatatttcacaaCAAATTGGATTAAATTAGTGAATTCAATTATAACAATGGTGGGACATTTAAACTCAAAATATGATTTTGATATATGTTAAATTTTAGTattcatattaaaaaaatattattttttagtattttaaaaatttattcaaatcaaaggaaGATCCTGCCTTGTTAATATTCTTGAGAATTTTGTATGCATGTTTATAATGATAGATTGTAATTAAAGTAGgggaaaaattgaatctttatttcattacacttgtaaatttatttggagattttgtttataagaccaattattactactattggtctaaatagcaaaaaataatcaataagtaacttcattttatcattaaccacgattatgggataaattctgaatatatgtaatcaaaataatccataaatatatattaaaacatacctaaagatcaacatcatcgtcaacaacaaaaataatatgatacttgataacatgctaaccaaaatataaaattgaatagtgtgatgga carries:
- the LOC121782117 gene encoding uncharacterized protein LOC121782117, whose amino-acid sequence is MAPNSDTTFLQGYTKSNNNNNDVSQKPSKLSMETLQRTISDISFELMSQEALTGSEKATLPLPPISEVEDAKCECCGMSEECTPQYVKKVRGTYGQMICGLCSEAVKEEMEKNGGKREEAMRAHVSACARFNRLGRAYPVLCQAEAMRDILRKNRANSLSPRDKGSMNRTVRGGIARSSSCIPAITKEINHRNKA